A section of the Larus michahellis chromosome 1, bLarMic1.1, whole genome shotgun sequence genome encodes:
- the RPL31 gene encoding large ribosomal subunit protein eL31 — protein MAPAKKGGEKKKGRSAINEVVTREYTINIHKRIHGVGFKKRAPRALKEIRKFAMKEMGTPDVRIDTRLNKAVWAKGIRNVPYRIRVRLSRKRNEDEDSPNKLYTLVTYVPVTTFKGLQTVNVDEN, from the exons ATGGCTCCTGCAAAGAAAGGTGGTGAGAAGAAGAAGGGACGCTCCGCCATCAATGAGGTGGTAACTAGGGAATATACCATCAACATTCACAAGCGGATCCATGGCGT GGGCTTCAAGAAACGAGCACCGCGTGCTCTCAAGGAAATCCGTAAATTTGCGATGAAGGAAATGGGTACCCCTGATGTTCGCATTGACACCAGATTGAACAAAGCAGTCTGGGCTAAAGGAATAAG GAATGTTCCTTACCGAATCCGTGTGCGTTTGTCCAGAAAGCGCAATGAGGATGAAGATTCACCAAACAAGCTATACACACTGGTTACCTATGTACCAGTCACAACATTCAAAG gTCTACAGACAGTCAACGTGGatgaaaattaa